In Zingiber officinale cultivar Zhangliang chromosome 8B, Zo_v1.1, whole genome shotgun sequence, a single genomic region encodes these proteins:
- the LOC122016816 gene encoding uncharacterized protein LOC122016816: MSYGHRRSNALEKIAYGRTRSVFRRSLDRSDRGIFAKPHEPDSGNLELRLHPFAFVLVDSEALRNGTNYSFILADTTDDGKLVESGSPSNMVGHDTSSRRLYMINLNTDCPRSSSSDIHGEASSSVQCKKNLSSTLGNSSVAYTNIDSSDFLVDLFPKVENKGKRKSRKKGKKKGKQHKRVSSRKDSNEADAQCNAKINSTSSLCSSDKHLSDNNSSDEVASVSLLDKDDSTNTNEFLDCQNSCFSTSFSDDIDDFKTALSSERFSGDELPSDTINSGSINNAAAVSFALDGSSRGEDFKENNNHDDNSSSIPKDKTSRQWDSDISENTSDDIVMQLPVKDETGLSFSEISKDCHSNITYLSNAAALDACSSTERADCIKQDDLSNGFHVVVSGRRRRRARKRMGNGALNGANALVNANIHSNAAKDDQFSTCPMVEKFGEECSKPNSIPVTTPQSELSSKDNKMESQNNKPVVPKKNLSRITSYSEANSKKAGQTLPKSIVGNSVNGVKCKPNSIAKNAKHNEGGITHNAKTSVPNGAKDDIRQREGFQNSLCDQFNSQTKTEAKLPGDKLSGRGISKLTDHCLPESEKKTPVLMEGGICPSEVSYILTTSKIEPISTQMNSECTLGSIVRSEGRQFRKLFFGSYRELSNLNSIISSPIQKSIPFRKSSLTDIDKIMLAINDASQQQRVVEYAQLMIGCPIADFEKLLFMASPIIRQTRSHNIYLKNIWQWYEEPGCFGLEVKAHEFRKSRRLPDGNLEFTAYFVPSLSAVQLFGMSGTSRNGDLNRQVDNTSADVCLLKFSSGEEDLSDQNTDIHQAELFFEYFESELPPWRQPLFNKIRELTAGDTLSGGCMFGNPSVLESTELQHLHPASWYCVAWYPIYRIPIGSLRAAFLTYHSLGNFISPSNPAYAPGSCDALVSPVVGLQTYNDKRENWFKPTDKGSNVLRTGTSSSELVKERLRTLRQTAAAMSCAVVSKGDCKSANKHPDYKFFMSRSG; the protein is encoded by the exons GTTGCATCCGTTCGCTTTCGTCCTTGTTGATTCTGAAGCATTGAGGAATGGAACAAACTACTCTTTTATTTTAGCAGACACTACAGATGATGGGAAACTTGTTGAATCTGGATCGCCTTCTAATATGGTTGGTCATGATACATCATCTCGGAGGCTTTACATGATTAACCTAAATACAGACTGCCCAAGGTCAAGTTCATCTGATATTCATGGTGAGGCAAGTAGTTCagtgcaatgcaagaagaatctATCAAGTACATTGGGTAACTCTTCCGTTGCTTACACAAATATAGATAGTTCAGATTTCTTGGTCGATCTCTTTCCAAAGGTGGAGAATAAAGGCAAAAGAAAATctagaaagaaaggaaaaaagaaagggAAGCAACATAAACGAGTCAGTTCTAGAAAGGATTCCAACGAGGCAGATGCTCAGTGCAATGCAAAGATTAATAGCACCAGTTCACTTTGCTCTTCAGACAAACATCTCTCAGATAATAATTCGTCGGATGAGGTAGCATCGGTTAGTTTGTTGGACAAGGATGACAGTACGAATACTAATGAGTTTTTAGACTGTCAAAATTCATGCTTCTCAACATCATTCAGTGATGATATCGATGATTTCAAAACGGCACTTTCATCTGAAAGATTTTCTGGTGATGAGTTACCCTCTGACACTATCAATTCTGGAAGTATTAACAATGCTGCAGCTGTTTCATTTGCTTTGGATGGGAGCAGTAGAGGAGAGGATTTTAAAGAAAACAATAATCATGATGATAATTCCTCGAGCATTCCGAAGGATAAAACTTCTCGACAGTGGGACAGTGACATCAGTGAGAACACTAGTGATGATATCGTAATGCAGTTACCGGTCAAGGATGAAACTGGATTGAGTTTTTCAGAAATATCAAAGGATTGTCATAGCAATATCACATATCTGTCAAATGCTGCCGCCCTTGATGCTTGTAGCAGCACTGAAAGAGCTGATTGCATCAAGCAGGATGACCTCAGTAATGGCTTCCATGTAGTCGTTTCTGGAAGGCGAAGAAGAAGGGCTAGGAAACGGATGGGTAATGGAGCTTTAAATGGAGCAAATGCATTGGTTAATGCAAATATACATAGTAATGCTGCTAAAGATGACCAGTTTTCCACTTGTCCAATGGTCGAAAAGTTTGGAGAGGAATGTTCAAAACCTAATAGCATCCCAGTTACAACTCCTCAAagtgagctttcatcaaaggacaACAAGATGGAATCACAAAACAATAAACCTGTTGTGCCGAAGAAAAACCTAAGCAGAATAACCTCTTATTCAGAAGCAAATTCTAAGAAGGCTGGTCAAACTCTCCCTAAATCTATAGTTGGGAACTCTGTCAATGGTGTTAAGTGCAAACCTAACTCAATTGCTAAAAATGCAAAGCATAATGAGGGGGGCATTACTCACAATGCTAAAACAAGCGTGCCAAATGGTGCAAAAGATGATATTCGGCAAAGAGAAGGTTTCCAGAACTCACTGTGCGATCAGTTTAATAGCCAAACTAAAACTGAAGCAAAACTGCCTGGCGATAAGTTGTCTGGAAGAGGTATTTCTAAACTGACTGACCATTGTCTGCCCGAATCTGAGAAGAAAACACCTGTTCTTATGGAGGGGGGAATTTGCCCTAGTGAAGTTAGCTATATTCTAACCACATCGAAGATCGAACCTATTTCTACCCAAATGAACTCTGAGTGCACACTAGGCTCCATTGTAAGGAGTGAAGGTCGACAATTCAGAAAACTGTTTTTTGGAAGTTACAGAGAATTAAGCAATTTAAACAGCATCATTAGTTCTCCAATACAAAAGAGTATCCCATTTAGGAAGAGCAGTTTGACAGATATTGACAAGATAATGTTAGCTATAAATGATGCTTCCCAACAGCAAAGAGTAGTTGAATATGCTCAGTTGATGATTGGCTGTCCGATTgctgattttgagaaattgcttTTTATGGCCTCTCCGATTATTAGACAAACAAGAAGTCATAATATCTACTTGAAGAACATTTGGCAATGGTACGAAGAACCTGGTTGCTTCGGGTTGGAAGTGAAGGCACATGAATTTCGCAAGTCAAGAAGACTGCCTGATGGAAATTTGGAATTCACTGCCTATTTCGTGCCATCTCTATCTGCTGTGCAACTATTTGGAATGTCTGGAACTAGCAGAAACGGCGATCTGAATCGTCAGGTGGATAACACTAGTGCAGATGTATGCTTGTTGAAATTTTCTTCTGGAGAGGAAGATTTATCTGATCAAAACACTGATATCCATCAGGCAGAGCTTTTTTTTGAATACTTTGAATCTGAACTACCTCCTTGGCGCCAACCGTTATTTAACAA GATCAGAGAACTAACAGCTGGCGATACATTGTCTGGTGGTTGCATGTTTGGAAATCCATCAGTTCTGGAATCTACTGAACTACAACATCTTCATCCTGCTTCTTG GTATTGTGTTGCATGGTACCCCATATATCGTATACCTATTGGTAGTCTTCGTGCCGCCTTCCTCACTTATCATTCTCTGGGAAATTTCATTAGTCCTAGTAATCCAGCATATGCTCCAGGTTCTTGTGATGCTCTAGTTTCTCCAGTTGTAGGTTTGCAGACATACAATGATAAG CGCGAGAATTGGTTTAAACCGACGGATAAGGGTTCAAATGTCCTCCGTACTGGTACTAGTTCCTCCGAGTTAGTGAAAGAGAGGTTGAGGACGCTGAGGCAAACAGCTGCTGCAATGTCATGTGCTGTAGTTTCAAAGGGTGACTGCAAGTCTGCAAACAAACACCCAGATTATAAATTCTTCATGTCGCGGAGTGGGTAG